One Natrarchaeobaculum sulfurireducens genomic window carries:
- a CDS encoding zinc ribbon domain-containing protein: protein MTPARSSTGSARCPHGLPNYNNRDGDEFECLSCGKELHADYNAARNVGWRLV, encoded by the coding sequence ATCACGCCCGCCCGGAGTTCGACCGGTTCCGCGCGTTGTCCACACGGATTGCCGAATTACAATAACCGCGATGGTGACGAGTTCGAGTGCCTGAGCTGTGGAAAGGAACTTCACGCGGATTACAACGCTGCTCGGAATGTTGGGTGGCGTCTTGTCTAG